One segment of Pseudomonas pohangensis DNA contains the following:
- a CDS encoding DUF2860 family protein: MKKLLFVAVGSAMAFSAHAVDKIPQKDGLKGFVFLGASANSMESNMLASVGGTDVSDRRINSVTSSPDSKNYSRVTPAFELSYTFADSRTQIFGGTELDDFLTQDGSMGVGIRQGVGSLGNLRASLLASAEREVYKDPYVVNAKRSRTDQTSNGMRLGWEHIMESDFDITYTHRTIDLDKELSGVTPVVDGGLGLNAQQINDLDRNGDFGKLDFTYNAQLSPDSMFVSTYSYIDANLDGDAMAMDGYAMQFDYRYTGFQDWALSATAVVSTMSSDDYNPIYGKKQQQDSYGASLTAAYIEPFGLKDWKALGTFAYGKQDNNIDFYETSLSSVNLGMMYNF; the protein is encoded by the coding sequence ATGAAGAAATTGCTTTTTGTTGCCGTGGGCAGCGCCATGGCATTTAGTGCACATGCCGTTGACAAGATTCCGCAGAAGGACGGTCTCAAGGGCTTCGTGTTTCTCGGAGCCTCTGCCAACTCGATGGAAAGCAACATGCTGGCCAGCGTCGGCGGTACGGACGTCAGTGACAGGCGCATCAATTCGGTAACCAGCTCGCCGGATAGCAAGAACTACAGCCGGGTAACTCCTGCATTCGAGCTGTCGTACACCTTTGCCGATTCGCGGACGCAGATATTTGGCGGTACCGAACTGGACGACTTCCTTACGCAAGACGGTTCGATGGGCGTTGGCATCCGTCAGGGTGTCGGCTCGCTCGGCAACCTGCGCGCCAGCCTGCTGGCTTCCGCCGAGCGTGAGGTTTACAAAGACCCCTATGTGGTCAACGCCAAGCGTAGCCGGACCGACCAGACCAGCAACGGCATGCGCCTGGGCTGGGAACACATCATGGAGTCCGACTTCGACATCACCTACACCCATCGCACCATCGATCTGGACAAGGAACTCAGCGGCGTGACCCCGGTGGTAGACGGCGGGCTGGGCCTGAATGCGCAACAGATCAATGATCTGGATCGCAACGGTGATTTCGGCAAGCTGGATTTTACCTATAACGCACAGCTCAGCCCGGACAGTATGTTCGTCTCGACCTACAGCTACATCGACGCCAATCTGGACGGTGATGCGATGGCGATGGATGGCTACGCCATGCAGTTCGATTACCGTTACACCGGCTTTCAGGACTGGGCACTGAGCGCCACCGCAGTGGTCAGCACCATGAGCAGCGATGACTACAACCCGATCTATGGCAAGAAGCAGCAGCAGGACAGCTACGGTGCATCGCTGACGGCTGCCTATATCGAGCCCTTCGGGCTGAAAGACTGGAAGGCGCTGGGGACCTTTGCCTATGGCAAACAGGACAACAACATCGACTTCTACGAAACCAGTCTCTCCAGCGTCAATCTGGGCATGATGTACAACTTCTGA
- the gcvP gene encoding aminomethyl-transferring glycine dehydrogenase, with protein MSQSPSLAQLQSEAFLGRHLGPDAVEQQSMLSSLAVATRAELIAQTVPPAIRLNGPLGLPAALDEEGALAKLRGYAAQNEVWTSLIGMGYHGTLTPTVILRNVLENPGWYTAYTPYQPEIAQGRLEALLNFQQLTIDLTGLDLASASLLDEATAAAEAMAMAKRVAKSKSNLFFVDQNCHPQTISVVQTRAEAFGFELAIDSVDNLANYQVFGGLLQYPDSQGEIRDIKPLIDQLHAQQALACVSADILGLLLLTPPGELGADVVFGSAQRFGVPMGYGGPHAAFFACRDEYKRAIPGRIIGVSKDARGNSALRLALQTREQHIRREKANSNICTSQVLLANIASLYAVYHGPQGLKRIAQRVQRLTAILAAGLEQKGFKRLNNHFFDTLTVQVGNQQAAILARAHIQCINLRVIGEDVLAVSLDETCSADTVANLFDLFLGEEHGLDVAALDAAGVASGIPAGLERSSAYLTHPVFNSHHSETEMLRYLKQLETKDLALNTAMIPLGSCTMKLNATSEMIPITWPQFANLHPFVPVEQAEGYRLMIEELESWLCAITGFDAICMQPNSGAQGEYAGLLAIRKYHESRGDAHRNICLIPASAHGTNPASAQMASMRVQIVACDDEGNVDLADLKKKAAEAGEQLACLMATYPSTHGVYEEGIREICEVIHSHGGQVYMDGANLNAQVGLTRPADIGADVSHMNLHKTFCIPHGGGGPGMGPIGVKAHLAPFVANHPVVPIKGPNPGNGAVSAAPWGSASILPISWMYIAMMGPQLADATEVAILNANYLAKALGEAFPVLYAGRNGRVAHECILDLRPLKAETGISEEDVAKRLMDYGFHAPTMSFPVPGTLMIEPTESESKHELDRFIEAMLSIRAEIAKVQEGQWPAEDNPLKRAPHTLADVIGVWERPYSIEHAVSPTTHTRLHKYWPTVNRVDNVYGDRNLFCACVPLSDYQ; from the coding sequence ATGTCGCAATCCCCTTCGCTCGCCCAGCTGCAATCCGAAGCCTTTCTCGGTCGCCATCTCGGACCGGATGCCGTCGAGCAGCAATCCATGCTCAGCAGCCTGGCGGTGGCCACCCGCGCCGAACTGATCGCGCAGACCGTGCCGCCGGCGATTCGCCTGAATGGCCCGCTGGGCTTGCCGGCCGCGCTGGACGAAGAGGGCGCATTGGCCAAGCTGCGTGGCTATGCCGCGCAGAACGAGGTGTGGACCAGCCTGATCGGCATGGGCTATCACGGCACCCTGACGCCCACGGTGATCCTGCGCAACGTGCTGGAAAATCCGGGCTGGTACACCGCCTACACGCCCTACCAGCCGGAAATCGCCCAGGGCCGCCTGGAAGCGTTGCTGAACTTCCAGCAGCTGACCATCGACCTGACCGGGCTCGATCTGGCCAGCGCCTCGTTGCTCGATGAGGCCACCGCTGCGGCTGAAGCCATGGCCATGGCCAAGCGCGTGGCCAAGAGCAAGAGCAATCTGTTCTTCGTCGACCAGAATTGCCATCCGCAGACCATTTCCGTGGTGCAGACCCGTGCCGAGGCCTTCGGCTTCGAGCTGGCCATCGATAGCGTGGACAACCTGGCCAATTACCAGGTGTTCGGCGGCCTGCTGCAGTACCCCGACAGCCAGGGCGAAATCCGTGACATCAAGCCGCTGATCGATCAGCTGCACGCGCAGCAGGCGCTGGCCTGTGTTTCCGCCGATATTCTCGGGCTGCTGCTGCTGACACCACCGGGCGAGCTGGGCGCCGATGTGGTTTTCGGTTCGGCACAGCGCTTTGGTGTGCCGATGGGCTACGGCGGCCCGCACGCGGCCTTTTTCGCCTGCCGCGACGAGTACAAGCGCGCCATCCCCGGCCGCATCATCGGTGTGTCCAAGGATGCCCGCGGCAACAGTGCGCTGCGTCTGGCACTGCAGACCCGCGAGCAGCATATCCGCCGCGAGAAGGCCAACTCGAACATCTGTACCTCGCAGGTGCTGCTGGCCAATATTGCCAGTCTGTATGCGGTTTACCACGGCCCGCAGGGCCTCAAGCGCATTGCCCAGCGGGTGCAGCGGCTGACCGCGATCCTTGCCGCCGGCCTTGAGCAAAAAGGCTTCAAGCGGTTGAACAACCACTTCTTCGATACGCTGACCGTGCAGGTCGGCAACCAGCAGGCAGCAATCCTCGCCCGTGCGCACATCCAGTGCATCAACCTGCGGGTGATCGGTGAGGATGTGCTGGCGGTAAGCCTGGATGAAACCTGCAGCGCCGATACCGTGGCCAACCTGTTCGATCTGTTCCTCGGCGAAGAGCATGGTCTGGACGTGGCCGCGCTGGATGCTGCCGGCGTTGCCAGCGGTATCCCGGCGGGACTGGAGCGCAGTTCGGCCTACCTGACCCATCCGGTGTTCAACAGCCACCACAGCGAAACCGAAATGCTGCGTTACCTCAAGCAGCTGGAAACCAAGGATCTGGCGCTGAACACGGCGATGATTCCGCTGGGCTCGTGCACCATGAAACTCAACGCCACCAGCGAGATGATCCCGATCACCTGGCCGCAGTTCGCCAACCTGCACCCCTTCGTGCCGGTCGAGCAGGCCGAAGGTTATCGCCTGATGATCGAGGAACTGGAAAGCTGGCTGTGCGCCATCACCGGTTTCGATGCCATCTGCATGCAGCCCAATTCCGGCGCCCAGGGTGAATACGCCGGCCTGCTGGCGATCCGCAAATACCACGAGAGCCGTGGCGATGCGCATCGCAATATCTGCCTGATTCCCGCTTCGGCCCACGGCACCAACCCGGCCTCGGCACAGATGGCCAGCATGCGGGTACAGATCGTCGCTTGCGATGATGAGGGCAACGTGGATCTGGCAGACCTGAAGAAGAAAGCGGCCGAAGCCGGTGAGCAGCTGGCCTGCCTGATGGCCACCTACCCCTCGACCCACGGCGTGTACGAGGAAGGCATTCGTGAAATCTGCGAGGTGATCCACAGTCACGGCGGCCAGGTCTACATGGATGGTGCCAACCTCAACGCCCAGGTCGGCCTGACCCGCCCCGCGGATATCGGCGCCGACGTGTCGCACATGAACCTGCACAAGACCTTCTGCATTCCCCACGGCGGTGGCGGCCCGGGCATGGGCCCGATCGGCGTCAAGGCGCATCTGGCGCCCTTCGTCGCCAACCACCCGGTGGTGCCGATCAAGGGCCCGAACCCCGGCAACGGTGCGGTCAGCGCCGCGCCCTGGGGCAGCGCCAGCATCCTGCCGATCAGCTGGATGTACATCGCCATGATGGGCCCGCAACTGGCCGATGCCACCGAGGTGGCGATCCTCAATGCCAACTACCTGGCCAAGGCCCTCGGTGAAGCCTTTCCGGTGCTCTACGCCGGGCGTAACGGTCGGGTCGCCCACGAGTGCATCCTCGACTTGCGTCCGCTGAAAGCGGAAACCGGCATCAGCGAGGAAGACGTGGCCAAGCGCCTGATGGACTACGGCTTCCATGCGCCGACCATGTCCTTCCCGGTGCCCGGTACGCTGATGATCGAGCCCACCGAAAGCGAATCCAAGCACGAGCTGGATCGCTTTATCGAAGCCATGCTGAGCATCCGTGCCGAGATCGCCAAAGTGCAGGAAGGCCAGTGGCCGGCCGAAGACAACCCGCTCAAGCGCGCACCCCACACACTGGCGGATGTCATCGGCGTGTGGGAGCGGCCGTACAGCATCGAGCATGCCGTCAGCCCGACGACACATACCCGTCTGCACAAGTACTGGCCGACCGTAAACCGGGTTGACAACGTTTACGGTGACCGCAATCTGTTCTGTGCCTGCGTGCCGCTGTCTGACTACCAGTAG
- the gcvH gene encoding glycine cleavage system protein GcvH has translation MSNVPADLRYAASHEWARLEADGSVTVGISDHAQEALGDVVFVELPEVGASLAAGQQAGVVESVKAASDIYAPISGEIIAVNAALTDNPELVNEDPYANWFFKLKPATVAELDQLLDAAAYQAAADA, from the coding sequence ATGAGCAATGTACCCGCTGACCTGCGTTATGCCGCCAGCCACGAATGGGCCCGTCTGGAAGCCGATGGCAGTGTGACGGTAGGCATTTCCGATCATGCCCAGGAAGCCCTCGGTGATGTGGTGTTTGTCGAGCTGCCGGAGGTCGGTGCCTCTCTGGCTGCAGGGCAGCAGGCCGGGGTAGTCGAGTCGGTCAAGGCGGCTTCGGACATCTACGCGCCGATCAGCGGTGAAATCATCGCGGTAAACGCTGCGTTGACGGATAACCCGGAACTGGTCAATGAAGACCCTTACGCCAACTGGTTTTTCAAGCTCAAGCCGGCCACTGTTGCCGAGCTGGACCAGTTGCTGGATGCGGCAGCCTATCAGGCCGCTGCCGACGCCTGA
- the gcvT gene encoding glycine cleavage system aminomethyltransferase GcvT: MGQRTPLYDQHLALGAKMVDFGGWDMPLHYGSQVEEHHQVRRDCGVFDVSHMTVVDVAGAQAKAYLQHLLANDVERLTTPGKALYSGMLNEEGGVIDDLITYLAEDGYRVVVNAATRDKDLAWMQAQTAGFDVTLNERAELAMLAIQGPNARAKTAELVSPARAALINQLKPFQGLPEGDWFIARTGYTGEDGLEIMLPAEQAPAFLSELVGAGIAPIGLGARDTLRLEAGMNLYGQDMDESVSPLAANMGWTIGWEPASREFVGRAALQSQRSVGNQPRLVGLVLEERGVLRAHQMVRVEGVGDGEITSGSFSPTLGKSIALARVPAATGDRAQVEIRGKWFPVRVVQPIFVRNGKALI; encoded by the coding sequence ATGGGACAACGCACCCCTCTTTACGACCAGCACCTTGCCCTGGGTGCCAAGATGGTCGACTTCGGCGGCTGGGATATGCCGCTGCACTATGGCTCGCAAGTCGAGGAGCACCATCAGGTGCGCCGCGATTGTGGTGTCTTCGATGTTTCGCACATGACCGTGGTGGATGTTGCCGGCGCGCAAGCCAAGGCTTATCTGCAGCATCTGCTGGCCAATGATGTCGAGCGGCTGACCACGCCGGGCAAGGCGCTCTACAGCGGTATGCTCAATGAAGAGGGCGGGGTGATCGATGACCTGATCACCTACCTTGCCGAGGATGGCTACCGAGTGGTGGTCAACGCCGCCACCCGCGACAAGGATCTGGCCTGGATGCAGGCGCAGACAGCCGGCTTTGATGTCACCCTCAACGAGCGTGCCGAACTGGCCATGCTTGCCATCCAGGGGCCGAACGCCCGCGCCAAGACTGCCGAACTGGTATCGCCGGCGCGTGCGGCGCTGATCAACCAGCTCAAGCCATTCCAGGGTTTGCCTGAAGGTGACTGGTTCATCGCGCGTACCGGTTACACCGGTGAGGACGGTCTGGAAATCATGCTGCCGGCCGAACAGGCCCCGGCTTTCCTCAGTGAGCTGGTCGGCGCCGGTATCGCCCCGATCGGTCTCGGCGCCCGTGACACCCTGCGTCTGGAGGCCGGCATGAACCTGTACGGCCAGGACATGGATGAAAGCGTCTCGCCGCTGGCGGCCAACATGGGCTGGACCATCGGCTGGGAGCCGGCCAGCCGTGAGTTTGTCGGCCGTGCCGCGCTGCAGAGCCAGCGCAGTGTCGGCAACCAGCCGCGTCTGGTCGGACTGGTGCTGGAGGAACGCGGCGTTCTGCGCGCTCATCAGATGGTCCGCGTCGAGGGTGTTGGTGATGGCGAGATCACCAGCGGCAGTTTCTCGCCGACCCTCGGCAAGTCGATCGCCCTGGCACGTGTGCCGGCGGCCACCGGTGACCGCGCCCAGGTCGAGATTCGTGGCAAATGGTTTCCGGTGCGCGTGGTGCAACCTATATTTGTGCGTAATGGCAAGGCTTTGATCTAG
- a CDS encoding TetR/AcrR family transcriptional regulator, with translation MADPRSERSAQKLADAQIELLLEQPGKTPTVEQVLQRAGVARATFYRHFTDLDALLAWQVERMLDAISASIDWSSHVQEGLFSGRVTRAVLEHALARPDVYRLFVTGQAGAVPMDRLFSRFYQASLAFQKQRCAQLGIQPGAPLEVICSSLSGQLIGMLRWMLQSPTEVNREQAVSWMRQMFLYGVQQFLEPAESIPGVPHN, from the coding sequence GTGGCCGATCCACGCAGTGAACGCAGCGCTCAAAAACTGGCGGATGCCCAGATCGAACTGTTGCTCGAGCAACCGGGAAAAACGCCGACGGTCGAGCAGGTACTGCAACGTGCCGGCGTCGCACGCGCCACGTTTTATCGCCACTTCACCGACCTTGACGCCCTGCTGGCCTGGCAAGTCGAGCGCATGCTGGATGCGATTTCCGCCAGCATCGACTGGAGCAGCCATGTTCAGGAAGGATTGTTCAGCGGGCGGGTGACTCGCGCCGTACTTGAACATGCGCTGGCCAGACCCGACGTGTACCGGCTGTTCGTTACCGGCCAGGCCGGAGCCGTACCCATGGACCGCCTGTTCAGCCGTTTTTACCAGGCCTCCCTGGCCTTCCAGAAACAACGCTGCGCGCAGCTGGGCATTCAACCCGGCGCGCCGCTGGAAGTCATCTGCAGCAGCCTCAGCGGCCAGCTGATCGGCATGCTGCGCTGGATGCTGCAGAGCCCCACCGAAGTCAACCGCGAGCAGGCGGTGAGCTGGATGCGCCAGATGTTTCTGTACGGCGTGCAGCAATTCCTCGAACCTGCGGAAAGCATTCCGGGCGTCCCGCACAACTAG
- a CDS encoding ABC transporter permease produces the protein MPHSNRRRWYVPAVALAALVILPLSVLLLSWQEVDVTIWAHLWQTQLPRLLGNTLQLVLGVGVGVLLLGVSLAWLTALCEFPGRRWLDWALMLPFAIPAYVLAFVFIGLLDFAGPLQTLLRELFGADLRLPKVRSGGGVIVVLVLVFYPYVYLLARAAFIAQGKGLMEAARVLGLSPTQAFWRVALPMARPAIGAGMALAVMETLADFGAVAAFNFDTFTTAIYKTWYSLFSLSSATQLASLLLLFVALVLYGERKARGAQRPVQERARSRALYRLRGWRALAASGWCGLVFACAFVIPLLQLLVWFWQRARFDLDQRYVELILHTLYLGALAAVLTVLLALWLAFARRQLPSRRMRALVGIANLGYALPGSMLAVSIMLAFSYLDNQLVIPLTQHFAGAGKPLLAGSLTAMLLAYLIRFMAVAYSPLENSLARIRPSLPEASRSLGVSGRPMLRRLYLPLLLPGTLSAALLVFVDVLKEMPATLLMRPFGWDTLAVRIFELTSEGEWARASLPALTLVAVGLLPVIVLIRRSGRRIG, from the coding sequence GTGCCCCATTCGAACCGTCGTCGCTGGTATGTACCGGCCGTTGCCCTGGCAGCGCTGGTAATCCTGCCGTTGAGCGTGCTGCTGCTCAGCTGGCAGGAAGTGGACGTGACGATCTGGGCGCACCTGTGGCAAACCCAGCTGCCACGCCTGCTCGGCAATACCCTGCAACTGGTGCTCGGCGTCGGTGTCGGCGTGTTGCTGCTGGGGGTGAGCCTGGCCTGGCTTACGGCGCTCTGCGAATTCCCCGGGCGGCGCTGGCTGGACTGGGCGCTGATGCTGCCGTTTGCCATACCGGCCTATGTATTGGCATTCGTCTTTATCGGCCTGCTGGACTTTGCCGGGCCGCTGCAGACGTTGCTGCGCGAGCTGTTTGGTGCGGATCTGCGCTTGCCCAAGGTGCGCTCCGGCGGCGGGGTGATCGTGGTGCTGGTGCTGGTGTTCTACCCCTATGTCTATCTGCTGGCGCGGGCGGCGTTCATTGCCCAGGGCAAGGGCCTGATGGAGGCGGCGCGGGTGCTCGGCCTGTCACCTACGCAGGCCTTCTGGCGCGTGGCGCTGCCGATGGCGCGACCGGCGATCGGCGCCGGCATGGCGCTGGCAGTGATGGAAACCCTGGCCGATTTCGGTGCGGTGGCCGCATTCAATTTCGACACTTTCACCACGGCGATCTACAAGACCTGGTACAGCCTGTTCAGCCTGAGCAGCGCCACCCAGCTAGCCAGCCTGCTGCTGCTGTTCGTCGCGCTGGTGCTGTATGGCGAGCGCAAGGCGCGGGGCGCCCAGCGACCGGTGCAGGAGCGCGCACGCAGTCGGGCGCTGTACCGGCTCAGAGGCTGGCGCGCGCTGGCGGCATCCGGTTGGTGCGGGCTGGTATTCGCCTGTGCCTTTGTCATTCCGCTGCTGCAGCTGCTGGTGTGGTTCTGGCAGCGGGCCCGCTTCGATCTGGATCAGCGCTATGTCGAGCTGATCCTGCATACCCTTTACCTTGGCGCCTTGGCCGCCGTGCTGACCGTGCTGCTGGCGCTGTGGCTGGCCTTTGCCCGCCGGCAGTTGCCGAGCCGGCGCATGCGTGCGCTGGTCGGCATCGCCAATCTGGGATACGCCTTGCCGGGCTCGATGCTCGCAGTGTCGATCATGCTGGCCTTCAGCTATCTGGATAACCAGCTGGTGATTCCGCTGACCCAGCACTTCGCTGGTGCCGGCAAACCCCTGCTGGCGGGCAGCCTGACGGCCATGCTGCTGGCCTATCTGATCCGTTTCATGGCGGTGGCCTACAGCCCGCTGGAGAACAGCCTGGCGCGGATTCGCCCGTCCTTGCCGGAAGCGTCACGCAGCCTCGGCGTCAGCGGCCGGCCGATGTTGCGCCGCCTGTACCTGCCGCTGCTGCTGCCCGGCACCCTGAGTGCGGCATTGCTGGTATTTGTCGATGTGCTCAAGGAGATGCCGGCCACTTTGCTGATGCGGCCGTTTGGCTGGGATACCCTGGCCGTGCGGATTTTCGAGCTGACCAGCGAGGGTGAGTGGGCGCGTGCGTCCTTGCCGGCGCTGACGCTGGTGGCGGTTGGCCTGTTGCCGGTAATAGTGCTGATCCGCCGCTCGGGGCGGCGCATCGGCTGA
- a CDS encoding glutaminase, with protein sequence MQDILDEINAELSSRSERGKVATYIPELACIDPDQFAMAVVLADGRTFSAGCADKLFSIQSISKVFTLTIALGKLGDGLWSRVGREPSGDPFNSIVQLEHESGKPRNPFINAGAIAIADAIMMGHQPKETLAEILEFVRFLANDRSIGIDENVARSELLTGHRNASLAHFMASFGRLSHPVEQVLGVYFHHCSISMSCQQLAHAGLFLVADGVNPSSGVKVVSAQRARRINSLMLMCGHYDGSGEFAFRVGLPGKSGVGGGILAIAPGKASIAVWSPGLDTVGNSKLGAEALEMLVKRTGWSIFGN encoded by the coding sequence ATGCAAGATATTCTCGACGAAATCAACGCAGAGTTGAGTAGCCGTAGCGAGCGCGGCAAGGTGGCTACCTACATCCCGGAACTGGCCTGTATCGATCCCGACCAGTTCGCCATGGCGGTGGTATTGGCAGACGGCCGGACCTTCAGTGCCGGCTGTGCGGACAAGCTGTTTTCCATCCAGAGCATTTCCAAGGTGTTCACCCTGACCATTGCCCTGGGCAAGCTCGGTGATGGGCTGTGGTCACGGGTCGGCCGTGAACCATCCGGCGATCCGTTCAATTCCATCGTGCAGCTCGAACACGAGAGCGGCAAACCGCGTAACCCTTTTATCAATGCCGGTGCCATCGCGATTGCCGATGCCATCATGATGGGCCATCAACCGAAAGAAACCCTGGCCGAGATTCTTGAATTCGTGCGTTTTCTGGCCAATGACCGGAGTATCGGCATTGATGAGAATGTCGCCCGTTCCGAGTTGCTGACCGGGCATCGCAATGCCTCGCTGGCACACTTCATGGCCTCCTTCGGGCGCCTGAGTCATCCGGTAGAGCAGGTGCTGGGGGTGTATTTCCACCATTGCTCGATTTCCATGAGCTGCCAGCAGTTGGCGCATGCCGGGCTGTTTCTGGTGGCGGACGGGGTGAATCCCAGTAGCGGGGTAAAAGTGGTCAGTGCCCAGCGGGCGCGGCGGATCAATTCACTGATGCTGATGTGCGGACACTACGATGGCTCCGGCGAATTTGCCTTCCGCGTCGGCTTGCCGGGCAAGAGCGGTGTCGGCGGCGGCATTCTGGCCATCGCGCCAGGCAAGGCTTCGATTGCCGTGTGGTCGCCGGGGCTGGATACCGTAGGCAATAGCAAGCTGGGTGCCGAAGCGCTGGAAATGCTGGTCAAGCGTACCGGCTGGTCGATCTTCGGAAACTGA
- a CDS encoding extracellular solute-binding protein, which yields MLFHRSLFVALSACLLSTPSLAADEVVVYSSRIDELIKPVFDAYTAKTGVPIKFITDKEAPLLARLKAEGQNTPADLLITVDAGNLWQAEQQGVLQPLQSATIEANIPPQYRSANGAWTGLSLRARTIAYSTERVTPEELSTYEALADANWEGRLCLRTSKKVYNQSLTATLIETHGAEKTEEILKGWVNNLATDPFADDTALLQAIDAGQCDVGLVNTYYYGRLHKQNPDLQVKLFWPNQQDRGVHVNLSGAGVTKYAPHPQAAQALLEWMSSAEAQGLFAGLNQEYPANPAVQPSAEVAAWGEFKADSIPLEVAGKRQVEATMLMDRAGWN from the coding sequence ATGCTGTTTCATCGCTCGCTGTTTGTTGCTCTTTCTGCCTGTCTGTTGAGTACGCCAAGTCTGGCTGCCGACGAAGTGGTGGTGTACTCCTCACGTATCGACGAGCTGATCAAGCCGGTGTTCGACGCCTATACCGCCAAGACCGGCGTGCCGATCAAGTTCATCACTGACAAGGAAGCGCCGTTGCTGGCCCGGCTCAAGGCCGAAGGCCAGAACACGCCGGCCGATCTGCTGATTACCGTGGATGCCGGCAACCTATGGCAGGCCGAACAGCAGGGCGTGCTGCAGCCACTCCAGTCCGCGACCATCGAAGCCAATATCCCGCCGCAGTACCGTTCCGCCAATGGTGCCTGGACCGGGCTGTCACTGCGCGCGCGGACCATCGCCTACTCCACAGAGCGGGTCACTCCGGAAGAACTGTCGACCTACGAAGCACTGGCGGATGCCAACTGGGAAGGCCGGCTGTGCCTGCGTACCAGCAAGAAGGTCTACAACCAGTCGCTGACCGCTACCCTGATCGAAACCCATGGTGCGGAAAAGACCGAGGAAATCCTCAAGGGCTGGGTCAACAATCTGGCTACCGATCCGTTTGCCGATGACACCGCGCTGCTGCAAGCCATCGATGCCGGCCAGTGCGATGTCGGTCTGGTCAACACCTACTACTACGGACGACTGCACAAGCAGAACCCCGATCTGCAGGTGAAACTGTTCTGGCCGAACCAGCAGGATCGCGGTGTGCACGTCAACCTGTCGGGTGCCGGCGTCACCAAGTACGCTCCGCATCCGCAGGCGGCACAGGCACTGCTGGAGTGGATGAGCAGCGCCGAAGCGCAGGGGCTGTTTGCTGGCCTGAACCAGGAGTACCCGGCCAACCCTGCAGTTCAGCCATCAGCAGAAGTGGCGGCCTGGGGTGAATTCAAGGCCGACAGCATTCCGCTGGAAGTGGCCGGCAAGCGTCAGGTCGAGGCGACCATGCTGATGGATCGCGCCGGCTGGAACTGA
- a CDS encoding 2-octaprenyl-3-methyl-6-methoxy-1,4-benzoquinol hydroxylase — protein MQADLIIVGAGMVGSALALALKDSGLNILLLDGGPLQVKPFDPQTPFEPRVSALSMASQRILERLGAWEGILARRASPYAEMQVWDGSGTGNIHFSAASVHAELLGHIVENRVIQDALLEQLLASGVQVLGEARLEALRRNAEGWQLKLADGRELQTPLLIAADGANSAVRRLAGCATREWDYLHHALVTSVRCAKPHQRTAWQRFTDDGPLAFLPLQRDGDQHWCSIVWSCTPQHAEQLMALDDAAFAAELGKAFEQRLGQVLQVDPRLCIPLRQRHAKRYVEPGLALVGDAAHTIHPLAGQGVNLGFLDAAMLAEVLLHALQRGERLADERVLSRFERRRMPHNLAMMAAMESFERLFQATPPALRWLRNAGLSLVNGLPEAKALFVRQALGLSGDLPELARVEPQTS, from the coding sequence ATGCAAGCCGATCTGATCATTGTGGGTGCCGGAATGGTTGGCAGTGCCCTGGCGCTGGCGCTGAAGGACAGCGGGCTGAATATTCTGCTGCTCGATGGTGGCCCGCTGCAGGTCAAGCCGTTCGATCCGCAGACGCCCTTCGAGCCACGGGTCAGCGCGCTGTCGATGGCCAGCCAGCGCATCCTCGAGCGACTGGGTGCCTGGGAGGGGATTCTCGCCCGGCGCGCCAGTCCCTATGCGGAAATGCAGGTGTGGGACGGCAGCGGCACCGGCAATATCCATTTCTCGGCCGCCAGCGTGCATGCCGAACTGCTGGGGCATATCGTTGAAAACCGGGTGATTCAGGATGCCCTGCTCGAACAGCTGCTGGCCAGTGGTGTGCAGGTGCTCGGTGAGGCGCGGCTGGAGGCATTGCGGCGCAATGCCGAAGGCTGGCAGCTCAAGCTGGCGGATGGACGTGAATTGCAGACGCCCTTGCTGATTGCCGCCGATGGCGCCAACTCGGCGGTACGCCGGCTGGCCGGCTGTGCCACCCGTGAGTGGGATTACCTGCACCATGCGCTGGTCACCAGCGTGCGCTGTGCCAAGCCGCACCAGCGCACCGCCTGGCAACGCTTCACCGATGACGGTCCGCTGGCGTTTCTGCCATTGCAGCGCGACGGCGACCAGCACTGGTGTTCGATCGTCTGGTCCTGTACTCCGCAACATGCCGAGCAGCTGATGGCGCTGGATGACGCTGCCTTCGCCGCCGAACTGGGCAAGGCCTTCGAGCAGCGTCTGGGCCAGGTGCTGCAGGTTGATCCGCGCCTGTGCATCCCGCTGCGCCAGCGGCATGCCAAGCGCTATGTCGAGCCGGGGCTGGCACTGGTCGGGGATGCGGCGCACACCATTCATCCGCTGGCCGGGCAGGGCGTCAATCTCGGCTTTCTCGATGCGGCGATGCTGGCTGAAGTGCTGCTGCATGCCTTGCAGCGCGGTGAGCGGCTGGCCGATGAGCGGGTGCTCAGTCGTTTCGAGCGGCGGCGCATGCCGCACAACCTGGCGATGATGGCGGCGATGGAGAGCTTCGAGCGACTGTTCCAGGCCACGCCACCAGCGCTGCGCTGGCTGCGCAACGCCGGGCTCAGTCTGGTCAACGGGCTGCCCGAAGCCAAGGCATTGTTTGTCCGTCAGGCGCTCGGCCTGAGCGGCGATTTGCCGGAACTGGCCCGTGTGGAGCCGCAGACGAGCTGA